TGAGCAGGCTCAGCTGTCACCTCACTCTGGTTTTTGACATCCTGTGGTTGAAAGATTCTATTTAAAATCAGTGCTACAAGTCTGGCTTTGTCATAGTTTTTCAAAGTGTAGTCTTTACATTTAAGTGAAGGCTGAGTATATGTCCAGCCTGAGACCTACGTCCCCTCTCCTAAGGTGCACAGTCCACTCAGTGTAGAACACCGAAAGGAACGCAAGCCAACCTTTGGCCTCCAGACTTCCGAGCGGCTACGGAGCAATTTGAGTGCGCTCACGTACTCTGCTTGGATCCGGCGGGCTGGCACAACCAAGTCCCCATCAGACTTAGTTATAACGACCAAGTCTGCCATTTCAATTATACCTCTTTTGATGccctagagagaacagaagaagcacATTTATCAGAAGCGTCCCATTTGCTCCTACCATGAGAACAGGACAACAGCAGAAGTCATGACTTCAGTCAGACACTTGACTGTCATTTCTTCTGTGTCCTCCTGAGTTCATGTGCCAGGATAATAACTGACAAGAATTACCTAAAAGCACCAGCCCTTGGAACTAAGTCATCCATAAAATCCCTTTCAAATTTACAGACTAACTTGGTGAGATCTATCCAGATGTTGTAGATAGATGATCAAGAGAAAACATGATGGTGGCGGGAGGCAGCTCACAGCATCTCACGGAGACAACTCACTACAAAAAGTGAGGATGAATGGTACAAGCTAGTCACCTAGCCTGAAAAGAAGGAAGTGAAGGGACTTGATCAGTAGCCTACCAAGTAAGTAAGGGAAGTTGAGAGAGTAAAAGAGGTGACAGAGACATATGACCACTGCTTAGAGTGGATGAACAAAGCATGACTGTCTCCAGTTGAGCCAAGGGGACACAAGAGTGTGGGGGCCTTCACTGATTGGTCCATGATGTGCCCAAAGAATGACAAGTCTCAGTAAAGAGTACCTCAGGTCCCATCCACTTCCCAATGTAAGTCCCACAATACCCATTAAACAGCACGACGGTCCCCCTCTCTTGGGATAACCCCTCCCACTCCAGAGCCCTTTTccttaataaaataaactttcactTGCTCAGCCCTCATCAAGTCCTTATTCTTCATCAACATGAGACAATTAACTCCATAGTCATTGGTTTTGAGTCACTCTGGTGACTGCTGATCACCTTAGTCCCCTGGGTTAAGCCCACCAGAGCCGAGAAAGGCtctatcacttaaaaaaaaaaaaaaaaaaaaaaaaaaaggaacaaaaaaccTTTCATATAATCATGgatgtgtctgcctctctcccaCCCACAGAGTCCCCAGCCTTTTGCacagtgtgtgggtgtgtctaagtcacacaaacacacaccctccCTTCCGGTATGTCTCTTCTTCATTGGGCTAGAGTTTATCATAAACCTATGATTGTAGAATTTTCCTGAATTTTGTGAGTTATTCTCATGAACTATTGCACCTTCAGCTTTGTAGCTCGGCGGTAGCTGTGGCTTGGAAACCCAGCTGGTGTCTGCAGTGAAGTGACACTGCGGAAGACTCGGGCTGGCTAACAATGGGATGACAGAGGAGAGGAGTGCTGTACTGCTTTACAGTGTGTGTGCTCCCCATCAGTATCTGCAGCATGAATGCCTTCTGAGTCAAGTGTTGTACAAACACCCATGATGCTGTGGGATCTCTGGACCAAACCCTCCATTTTTCCAGTCACTTCTATGTTGTGTAGGGAAAAGTTGACGTTGTATGAGTAGCTAGAGTCACACCTTTTATTATTGTTAGTTTAGAACAAACAAACCCCGCATACAGAGACCTGCCTGTGGCCTCGGGTACTTTAGCCAATGGGAATGACGTTGCTCACACAACGCCTTCACCTTCATTTACAACAACATTGCACTGCACATGTGTTCTCTCAGAGGGAACTATAGGAGGGAGGGCCAGGGCTCCAGACCCTTACCTGCAGTTCATCCCCTCCTGCTGGCggcagcaacaaaacaaacatatcaaCCATGTCAGCAACAGCAAACTCCGACTGCCCCACACCTGGAAGTTTAAATCAcaactttattttaaacattgtttttagttttcttttcaaatttactGGGGCATTTACATTCTATTTCACTTCATTCCTCATTTTCATGGCCACACATTAACCCCTTAAAGCCCTGTTGCTAGAACTCAGCACCCGAGACTTGACAGAATGAAAGCTCAGGGATCTGCAGAGCAGCGAACGCAAGCACATCTACGCAGACAGTGTCACATGGGGGACAGGGCAAGCATGCTGATGCACGTGTCTCTTCTGCTTCTTGAAATGTCACAAATGCCACTACAGGGGCCTCATGGGCATCACGTTAGCCAATCCTAATTACTCCCCAAAGGCCCCACCTCCAAATGTATTAGCATAGGTTTGGATTACATTACCAACACACCCTTCTGTTTCTCACTAGGCCAATGTTTTGGATGGAGACCTCAGACCTCCATTCTCTCCTACTCTTAAAGCTTTCTCTTGGCGTTTCTTCCATTAGGAAGTGGCTTGAACATGGACTCTAGTTTTAAACCGCATCTGCCACTACGTTCATATCTTTATGCCTTTTCACCTTTATTTCACTCTTCAAACccccagttctctcctctttaaacATTCTTGGAGAGACCTCTTAATTGCAGACAAGTACCACTGAAGGGTCTCATAAAAGCTATCCCCCAGGGAGCCAGAGAAACAGctcgtggttaagagcacttgctgctttggCAGAGCCGGCTCTGTTCTAACACCACCTAGTTAGTGGCTCacagctctagttccaggggattcaacatcctcttctggtctctgtgggtgacagaaatacacagacatacatgcaggcaaaatttacacacacacacacacacacacacacacacacacagagagagagagagagagagagagagagagagagagagagagatctcctaAGTGTCTTCAGTCAGTTTCTTTGATGTACTGTCACCGTGGCACCCACATCACAGAGGAAACAAAGGAAGCACTTTCCTCTGTGGATAAACAGATGCCAACCCAGCTTTCACCAGGCTACCTCCTTGCAGTTTCCTGTGAGCAGTCATGCTCTTTGGGGCTCGCTTCCATCCACTTTCCTGAAGCCTCTCTCAGCCAGCACAGCATTTCTCGCTTTCTCTCTATGGCCGACTTTCTGGAAAACCTCACTTGCTGCTCAGTGTCTGTTTTCATCCACACCCCCAGCTCGAATGCTCACCTGGAAACATTCTATCTGTTGCAGATACTTCTGGTACTTATTTCTATCCATCACCCTAGAGCGTCAGTGTACCAAGCCAAGCTGATATTTCAAGGTGTCCTGTCAGGCAGCTGAGCGGAGAGTGATAGTAAAGGTAGGCAGAGGAAGCTCGCAGGCAAGTCCTCTGAGGAAGGCGATGCCGGCTGTGTGTGCCTCTTCCGTGTCCCACTTTATGCTTCCTATTCcctctctgtccttctttctGCGACCCAGTGGGACTGTAAAAGTTTCATCAGCCACCTCCCAATCCTGAGTAACCTTGAGGAAGACTACGTGTGAAGGATGGAGAGACACGCCAGCGGCGTCCCGGAGACTAAAGGTGTAGAACTATATTTGTTGTCAAGCACCTGAGCCCAGGCTTCCACACTTACAAGACAGCAACCCCCTCTTATCTGAGTCACTGTTGTGGTGAGTCTCTAGGACGAGCGGCAATACACAACTTTGAGATAACACAGCTGGCTTTTATACTGCCCTTTCCTCTGACTCTCCTCCATTCAGTCTTAGAGAGTGGACTTCCTAAGGTTGTTAGGCCTGTCTTCAGGTCCACTGTGGAAAGCCCAGGCCTTAATGTGACTGTAGATGGGGATGGGGCTCTACAGAGTTACATGAGGTCCTGAGGATGGGGTGCTAACCCAATGGGACTGACACCCTTTCAGGGAGAGAAGACACCAGAGTGTATAAGCCTGAGAGTGCCCATGTGAGTGAGGGCACGGCAAGAAGGCAGCCATCTGCAAACAAGGGAGGATAGTGCAGAAAGCAACCCTGCTGGTGCTGGACCATCAGCTTCCAGAGCTGTGAGGAGGCACATGAACATGCTCTAAGCTGTGCATTTATGACAATAATCCTAGTGAACCAATATggctattttccatttttatcccAAACTTTCGTTCACTTACTGTAAACGAAATCTATAACTTAGTGCAGAACTAAGAGCCATGCCGATAACTGTTAGGTCTGTATTTATTGCCCAGTCTCCTAGAACAATGTCACTTGGACACCTAAGAAGCATGTCACAGGAACGTGTTGGTATTTTGCCTTCTACCTGCTGCCCTCCAGTGCTCTCTACAGCTCTGTGTGCTCCCTTCTTCGTCTCTCATCTCGGCTTACTGTGGACCCTTCTGAAGTCATCTCCTCCGCTCTGCTCCTGTGCTTACGATGTAGCGCTCACCGTTCCTTTCTTAGATTGACACCACAGTTTAGCTGCCTTCCACCTCCTCTCGGACTCTTCTAATCATTCTTCATTCTGCTGTAGGGTTCCCTCCATATGCATGTGTGGCTTCCCTTGTTCTTGCTTCCCACTCCTCTCAGAGAAAATGAACTCTTTGGCAGGACACATAAGGAAAACCTGCCCCTGGCCACTGTTCCAAGATCCTTTTTGCCCACGAAGCTGTAAGTGCATCTTACAAGCAAGTTGCACTTCTCTGAACGAGTCATGTTTCTCACTCTGTGTCTGTGCAAATCTGCTTTATCCCTACCATTAAATCCCACCTTCCCTCCTCCAGGAAGTTTTCATTGATTCCCCCAAACACTAGTTATGGGTTCTGTCTTATACATTCATCACAAAGTAACCCAAAAGGTCATCTCTCCACGAGAACATGAAGTGCTAGGTTTTCATTTGATGTTCTCACTGCACATAACTATGTGCTATGGAGGAAACAGCCAGCACCATGATCCCAGGTGTGCTGTGGTGCTGTGATTGACTTCCCAAGGTCATTCTAGTGTTTACTATCCTCTGGCACATTGAACATGTCAGCTCAGATATCAGCTGTGCAGACACAGGGCTCACTTTCACCTTCTGTATGGCAGGCACTTGTGGGCAGGGAGCATAGTCCATGTACTCACATTGTACAATATTGTGTAGGGCAATACCTCATAACTAGTCATACTTCATATCTGCTGAATGAGCTAAATGAAGTCAGTTGTTATTCATCTTTAGATAGCATTCATTATCAAAGTACACTATTCTTATAAAATAGAGTATTATACTTACCGACAGTTTCAATAAGAATGATATCATAGCCCCCTCCTTCACACAACACAATGGCTTCATTTGTGGTCCTTGTCACGCCTCCTAGAGTTCCACTGGTAGGAGATGGCCTGATGTATGCATTCATATCTCTTGACAGCTCAATCATCCGGGTTTTATCACCTAAGAGGGACCCTAAAACACATAGTTACATTTTACAATCATGGAAGAGTTGTACGGGCTAAATACCAATCAGCAAACTGCAAGAGGACATAATTTCTTCCCAAGCCAGAGGTGTGTGCCACATTAGTGAGTTCTCCTCTAGCTCAGTCTATCCTCACACTCAAGTAACCACTGGATCATTCCAAGCTCCTGGAAACCAACAAGGCCTCCCTGAACTGACTGGAGATTCAGATCTAAGGCTCCGATGCCCCAGGCAACAACCCTACTAGACCTTCCTTGACCAACATCGGCCTTCCAGTCCCCAGCCAACCCTTTGGCCCAGCACTGCGTCTCTTCATGGCTATCTCCGCATTGGTGGGCCTGCTTCTTTGCTGGTGTCCTACCAGGACATCTGGTATGTCCTCTTGTCACTAATTCACAAGAGGTCAAATCAGGGTCCCGGCTACTTCATTTGGGGGTGTTatttttacctctctctctctctctctctctctctctgtgtgtgtgtgtgtgtgtgtgtgtgtgtgtgtgtgtaaaaccacaGGTGAGTATATGTGCCTAAGTGCAGGTTCCCTTGGAGGTTGGAGGTACTGGCCTCATAACTTCCTGGAACTAGTGTTATAGGTGGCTGTAAGCTAcccagtgtaggtgctgggaactgaactgggtcctctgcaagagcagtcagtgctctaaccactgagctatctctccatcctACTCATTTCCTTTTGCCATATAGTTACATACAAGGAATGGGGATAGTCTTACCCGAACATTTACACTCACCGAAAGGCTTTTCTCCACTATGAGATGGTGAAGATTGAGTTCCTTAAAGGTACGCCCTTTCCCGTTATTATTCCACACTGGAGCCTTCTAGCAGGGACTAATTCTAGGACACACGCTTACCATGCACCTCAACTTCCTTATTTATTTCCCATCAAACCCTCCCTGAAGTATTTTTCTGCAGAGCTCGTCCTATGGAAGGGCACAGTGTGCGGCAGCTACGTATCACTCTATGGACGCCGGCACACGTAACAGAGCATTAGCAGCTCACTCTCCATAGAACTCTCGTGCCAGTGAAGCCGGACGTCAGCTGTAGCTGTCAGGGTGCTCTGTGTCACTGCTGTATCACAGTCACAGGAGGGCTATGACTTAAAGCACAAGGGCAGATGAAGAAAAGAGTAGATAAATGGATGTTCACACAGACTGGGAAGTCGTTTATAACACTCTATTTAGctgcatttttctatttttctcttaaattacAGATCCTTTTTTCAAACCCTAAGAATAGGACCCTTCACTCTCAGTTTGAAAATGTTAAGAGCCACAACTTAGTCAGTAGTGTGCTTGTCTTGCAAGCACAAGGAAAGGAGTCTGACCTCAGCATTCATATGAGAAaggcaggcctgtaatcctagcactgggaaggcaaagACTGAGGccgacctctgaccttcacacacatgtctctcttacatacatgcatgcacacacacacacatagaaaagaaaggttaGAAGCCACCTAGCTATGTGCTATGCAACTTTAATCACAGGATATAACATCAAGTCTGCTATTAATTACTATTTCaagctattattttattttactatggaAAATACTCTAGACCATgaaggtggggaggaaatggCTTTCTCACTTGTACAAAAATTATAATCATTTATGAAAACCCTTCATTAATTTTCATTTAGCAAagttcctttgtttgtttatttgtttgtttgtttgtttgttttggtttttcaagacagggtttctctgtgtagtctggctaccctggaactcactctgtagagcagaaatctgcttgcttctgcctgctgagtgctgggactaaagacaggTGCCAAGTTCATTTAGCAAAATTCTTACACAGTAAATAACCTAGACTACAAATTGACAAGAATATCATCTTGGAACTTGATATAATTTCATTTACAGT
Above is a window of Arvicanthis niloticus isolate mArvNil1 chromosome 18, mArvNil1.pat.X, whole genome shotgun sequence DNA encoding:
- the Mmaa gene encoding methylmalonic aciduria type A protein, mitochondrial isoform X2, whose protein sequence is MLTEQGHRLSVLAVDPSSCTSGGSLLGDKTRMIELSRDMNAYIRPSPTSGTLGGVTRTTNEAIVLCEGGGYDIILIETVGVGQSEFAVADMVDMFVLLLPPAGGDELQGIKRGIIEMADLVVITKSDGDLVVPARRIQAEYVSALKLLRSRSEVWRPKVIRISAKSGEGITEMWDMMREFQHRMLASGELAAKRQTQHKVWMWNLIQENVLEYFKTHPSIREQIPLMEREVLSGALSPGRAADLLLKAFKSRH